The segment GACGATTGGCAAAGAAATAGCTAACAAATTTGTGCTGTCTTTAGAAAAAAACAATAACGATTTTGGATTTATAATTAGTCCTTATTACAAACATATCAATGGTTTTACTCAGTTGATTCCAATTGGAATTACGACCACAATTCGTGGTGCTTTTCCAGTTTGGGAATATAATCAAGTTGCCGCGCAAATTTTTGGAATTGATATTGATGTGAATAAGAAAATTAGTACTAATTTTAGTTATTCAGGTAGTTTAAGTCTTTTACAAGGAGATAACTTAACAGATGACATTCCTTTAATTCACATGCCCGCTGCTAATTTCAGTAATCGTGTATCCTACATAAATGCTAATTTGAATCAGTTAACGATTCGTTTAAGTCAAAAAACCATTTTACAGCAAAACAGCTATCCAGATTATAACTTTTTTACATATAATGCCACACTGCAAGAAAATGTTTTTGTGGACATTAGTTCAACACCTCCTAGCTATTCGTTATTTGGTTTACATACATCTGCAGTATTTAAACTTTTTAACAAAGGGAGTTTAAAATTAGAATTCAATATAGAAAATATGTTCAATGTATCGTACAGAGAACATTTAAATAGATTACGATATTTTACGGATGATTTAGGAAGAAACTATAACCTAAAACTTAAAATAAATTATTAAACAAACAATTATGAAAATTACAAATGCAATAAAAACAACTAGATTATTAGCTTTATTATTCATCTCTGTCTTAACATTTACAGCTTGTTCTGATGATGACGATGACCACGGTTATGACAGTGAAGAAGAATTAATTACTACCGTTAGATACACCTTAACCAATGGTAATAATATCGTTACGTTAACTTTTAGTGACCCTGATGGTGAAGGTGGAAATGATGGAACATACACAGTTTCTGGAAATTTAACTACTAACCTGACGTATACAGGTGTTATAGAATTATTAAATGAAACAGAATCTCCAGCAGAAGATATTACTGAAGAAGTGAAAGCAGAAGCAGATGAACATGAGTTTTTCTATAATTCTAATGTGTCTGGATTAGCAATTACTAAAACTGATACAGATGGTAATGGTAACCCTTTAGGAATTGAAACTTCTTTAACAACTGGTAGTGCAGGTTCTGGAACATTAACCGTTATCTTAAAGCACGAACCTAAAAAACCAAATAATGACACCTCTGCAGATGCTGGAGGAAGTACAGATGTAGAAGTTGTTTTTAATATCACGGTGCAATAAAACTTTACTATATTCAATAAAAAAGCAGCTATTTATTAGCTGTTTTTTTATTTTAATCAACTCTGTTATATGAATGCTTTAGATTAAATTCATATTTCAAAAATAGATTATCGCACATATTTTGTTTTCTTTAAAGTATTTAAGACCAAGGAAGAAATATTGTGTTAGGTATTAATTTTGAAATTTAACAAAGTGTCATTCTAAAATGAGTGTTTTTTAACATTTGAAATTTCTACTATTACTATTATTAAAGCGTTGCTTCTGCAACGCTTTTTTTATTGCGGAAATCTGCAGTTTAAACTGCGGTTTACCGTAACAAGAGGATAAAAACAAAGCATCAATTTACAAAACAGGTATTTATACTTAGTGAAAAGAGCCTACTATTTCTTTTCTTAGTAGAATAATTGAGAATTTTGTTCTCTTATATATATTAAAAAAAAATAAACTATGAAAAAGCGAATACTAAAAGATAATTAAAGAGTAAGTTTTAACTGTTTTATACAAAAACAAACAAAACAGAATATAATAACCAAAAAAACAGAAAAACATGTAATATTTTTTAAAAAAGTACTTTTAATGACGTAAGTCTATGATTTTGTTACTGCTACTACAAATAATTTCACCAATATTTTTAGTATAAACCTAATTGAGCTAAAGAAACATTCGCATTTGAATGAAAAATAGTTTAATAAAATAAAAATTATGATTGCTATTTCAGAAGATTTAAAATCTCATTTCTTGAGACTATATAGTATGGCCTTTACAGACGACAATTTCCATCCATTAGAGCTAAAAATGCTTTATGATTTTGCTGAAGAAAGGGGTGTTTTAAACTCAAAATTAGATGAATTACTACTTAACCCAACTTTGGTTCAACCAAAAATTCCTGACTCTGTAGTTGAAAAAATCACTTATTTATACCAATTAAGCCAGATGATTTGGGCAGATGGTAAAGTGGATGAAAATGAAAGAACTACATTAATTAAGTATGTTAAAATGTTTGGTTTTAAGGACGAGAATGTCACTGATTTGTCAGAATACTTATTATCTGCAGTTGAAAATAAAATTAGTTTAGATGATGTTTTAAAAGAATTATAATGCTATGATGAAAAAATTAAAAGATTTAACTCAGGTCTACAAAAAAGAAGATAAAGAAATAACTCAAAAAAAATCTAAAGTAATTGAATTAGATGAAAGAGATAGAAAACAAACTTATCATGAATCCGGATTTAGGGAAAGCACTAGAAATTTTGGAGATAGAATAGCTTTAAATATTAGTTTGAAAGCTATTTATGCTAAATTTCAAAATGAAGAAAAAGAAAATGAATCTAAACAAATTAAATATAATGAACCTTATTTATTAGAAAAATCAGAGATAGAGACTGAAATTAAAACTAAATCAGTTGTTTTAGATAATCTTTCTGAAAAAATTGAGGAAAGAAGAGTGAAAATTGAAAATTTAAAACAAGAAATTACTAATATTCCTTTAAATCCTGAAAATTATGGGATAGATGCTAAAAAAGGTGCTTCAGTTAAGTTTTGGATTGGAGTTTTATTACTTATCCCTATTACATTATATTTAATAACATTCTATGTATCTACATCTTATTCTGCTTTTTTTAAGAAATTTGAAATTGGAGACGGTGTAATTCAATCTATTTTAGATGCTAATGCTTTTACAAAATCATGGAGTGATGGACCTCTAGAGGGAATGTTTGTAACGTTTATCCCTTTTGTATTTATGGGATTAGGTTTTTTAATACACATATTTGGAGAAAAGAAAAGTTTAGTTAATGGTTTTAAAATATTCGCACTTTTTGTTGTTACATTTATTTTTGATGCAATACTTGCGTATTTAATAGAAAGTAATTTATATGAATTATCAAAAGGAATAAATTCTCCAGATTTTGATTTGTCGTTGGCATTTCAGGCAGTCGCTTTTTGGGGAATTATTTTTGCTGGTTTTTTAGTTTATATTATTTGGGGTTTAGTATTTGATTTTCTTATGAAAGAGCATGCAGAAAAGGATAAAATTAACGTAGCATTAAATCAACGAAAAGCAAATATTAAAATTGAAAGGCAAGAAGTTGAAAAGTTAGTTTCCAATACTCATGCAATTAAAGAATATTTAGAAAAATTAAAAGGCAAGGTTGAAGAATTGAAGAGATTAATAAACGGAATAATTATTCCTGTAAAGGAGTATCAGCTTTACGCATCAGAATATATGCAAGGTTGGGTTACATCAATAAATCAAAATTTGCATGGTTCAGCTTTAAAAAAACAAGAATTAATCCATAGTTGTAATGAAACTTATATGTTACACGCTGAGGAAGTAGGGTCTAATCAAGAAGTTCAAAACAAAATATTTTTATCAGAATCATAATGAAATTTTTAAAAACAAAAACATATTTGGTATTCGTAAGCTCAGTTATTATATTAATTTCTTGTAAAGCTGAGAAAGGTGAAGTAAAAAAAGAAATACAAGCACCAAAAAATATAGCCAATATTGGGTGTCCAGATTATCTGTTAAAAAATAAATATAATAATTTGAATATTAGTCTTTTACTTGATTTGTCTGATAGGATAAGTGATGAAAAATACTCGAACCAAACAATGTCATATTCAGATCGGGATTTAGGTTATATAGAAGTAATTTCTAAAAGCTTTATTCAACACATAGAGAAAAAAAGACTTGTTCTAATGAATGACAAGATTCAACTTTATTTTGAGCCAGCACCTTTAGACGAGACGATAAATATAAAGTCTAAACAATTAAAAGAATATTTTGATAGAAATTTATCTAAAAAAGTAATTGAACAAATGAAAGTTGATTATAATGTTCTTCCTAAAGAAATTTATAGTTTAGCCCAAAAAGATAATAAATATGTAGGTTCTGATATCTGGAGGTTTTTTAAAGATAAAGTTAAAAGATATTGCATAGAAGAATGTAATCGAAATATTTTAATAATTATAACAGATGGTTACGTGTATCACGAAGAAACCAAATTAAAAGAAGAAAATTTCACCTCATACATTACCCCCTCACAGTTAAGGAAATATGGCTTGAACAATAGTAAATGGAAAGAAATTATTGAAGAAAAAAAATTTGGATTTATTCAGGCTACAGATGGTTTAAATGATTTAGAAGTACTTGTACTAGGGGTTGAAAACCACGACAGAAAAAGAAATCCATATGGTAAAGATATAATTGAAAAATATTGGAAAGATTGGTTGGGAAATATGGGAGTTAAAAAGTTTGAAGTTTATGGAGCAGAACTACCAAGTAATATAGAGAGTTCTATTAAAGAATTTATTTTAAGTAATTAAGTCTTCATTATGAAATTATCATTTGTAGTTTTTTTTCTTTTTATCTCTTTTGCATGTAATAAGGGTAAGAAAAATGATAAAAATTCATTATCCAAAGAGTTGGTAACATATTATCCAACTTCTACAACCGGCGTGGTTATAAATCACAAATATTATTCACTTTCATATAGTGAAGAAGATGAACAAGCGGAATGGGTAGCCTATAAAATAATTAGTACTAAATTGAACAATATCAGTCGAACTAATAATTTTAAAGAAGATCCTTATGTTCAAACTGGTTCTTCTCAGGTTTATGATTATCAAGGCAGCGGCTATGACAGAGGTCATTTAGCACCGGCAAAAACAATGTCTCAAAATAAAAATTCGATGAGTGAAAGTTTTTATATGAGTAATATAAGTCCGCAAAACCCTGGATTTAATCGTGGTATATGGAAAAAGCTAGAAGAAAAAGTGCGCTATTGGGCTAGTATGAATGATTCGTTATTAGTAGTTACGGGTCCTATTCTACAAAGACCAATTGATATAATAGGTGATAATGATGTTACCGTACCCAGAGCATATTATAAAACATTATTGAGTTTTAAAGGCAATAAAATTACAGGTATTGCATTTATAATGCCAAATCAAAAATCAGATAAAAGTATATATTCATTTGCTGTTTCAATAAATGAAGTAGAAGAAAGAACAGGAATTGATTTTTATCAAAAATTAGATAATACAATTCAAGTTAGAGCCGAAGCAAATGATAATTTAAAAATTTTCACGAGGTTAAATACTGGCCGAACTCACACAGGGGCTAAAAATAACAAATAATTTTCCATAACAAAGAACTGAGCTAAAAAACAACGCTGTTCTTCATTAATTTTGTACACTATTATGCTAGGCTTAATTTTAGAATTAAGCTTTTATTCTTAAATTTCATTTACTATTTAACCACAAGTACCAAAACAAAAGTTGCATCATACCGATGCCTTATACTAATTATGCTTTGGTCTTTTAATATCGAGTATCGTAATGAAGTATTCTAAAACCAAGCACTTTTCATAATGATTATTTCATTGATAAATACTGAATCAAATTCAGCACAGATTTCAATAAAAATTTAGACTTCTTATCTTTTATTGAATTCTAACATGTCGGGTTGTAATTTAAGGTTGTATAAAGAGATTACTTCAGTCGCTCCTCTTTCGCAATGACGTTTTTTTTAAAAGGATTTCTTTCTAATAAATTGATTCTAAACCTACCTGATTAATGTCATAGCAGCCCTCCTACTTTTCATTTAACTTTATTTGTTTGTCACTTACATTCTATAAAGGTTAACATAATGGCTAAATCAATAAAGAAGCTACACAAGATCTTAGTAATACTACCTTTTGTGGGGCTATTTCTTTTTGTATGTTTTTATATTATTGCCAGCTTGCAATATACTGGAGGATCTTTTGTAGCACCAGACCATCTTAATTTCAGTTTAAAAAACAATTATTTATGTGATCTGTTAGAAACCTATCAAATTGATGGAACTCTAAACCAAGCACGTCTTTTTGCACGTATTGCCTTAGTAGTAATCTGTTTCAGTATTCTATTATTTTGGACTTTATTTATAAAGTTATTCCCAAGAAAAAGCAAGTTACAAGTGCTCATGCAAATTATGGGTATTCTTTCTATGTTGGTTTTGCTTTTTTTGGTTTCTGGAAATCATGATATAATTATTCGTATTGCTGGTTTTTTTGGAACCATAGCCCATTTAATTGCTTTATATGAACTCTATAAAATAGGTTATTTTAAACTTACGCTCTTTGGTGTTTTCAGTTTCTTATTATTTTTAATGAACTACTTTTTGTATGAATTAGCGTTACTATTATACCTGCTACCTATAATTCAAAAAATTACTTTTATTCTTTTTTTAAGTTGGTTTACGATTCTAAACAGTATAATTTATAGACATTTAAATACTATTTAGACGCTAATTTCCATAATTTTGTTGACTAAAAAAGGGGTAATAGAAAAAAATAAGTACGTGTATTTAGTTGTATATTTGCCGCTCTTATATAAGAAAATTAGACGATACAGTTATGTTAGTATTACCGATGCCTTTCAAAAAATTACATCCGCAAATAAAAGAGAAATTAGAAGATTTTGAAATTACAACACCTACTCCATTTCAAATAAAGAGTATTCCTGTAATAAAAAGTGGTGCTAATATCTATTGTACAGCTCCGGAAAATAGTGGAAAAACAACCACGTTAATATTAACTACCTTAAACAAGTTAAAGTGTGAGGAAGTTGGCACTGCGCCAAGAGCCCTCGTTCTTGTAAAGGATAATCAAACAGCATTAGAATTATATGATGCCTTTTATAAATATACCAGAAGTACTACTTTACGTGTTTATTTTGGTGATGAAAAGCAGCATATTGAATTGCTGAAATCAGAAATATTTGAAGGGATAGATATTTTGATTTCTACACCTAAAGTAGCCAGCAAATTACTTTTATTAGAAGGTTTAAATACCACGCAATTAAAGATTTTTAGTATTGATGATGCAGACTTTTTAACAAGAACAGCTTCTTCTGCAGATATAATGGCTATTACACAAAGTATTCATAAATGTCAGTTTGTGATTTATTCAGAAAAAATGCACCCAACGTTAAAACGTTTTGAGTCTTATTTTATGCAATACGCTAAAACAGTTGCCCTTTAGATACTATAATTTATAAAATTTTTTATAACTTCGTGTTTAATTATGAAAAAAGTATTCCATAAAATAATGTCCTTAGTAATGGCTTTTGTAGTGTTATTCTCTACAATGTCGTTTGCTATAAATATGCATTATTGTGGCGATACTTTAGTAGAAACTGCCATTTTGCAGAAAGCAAAAGGATGTGGCATGGAAATGGAAAACTCTTCTACTAAAGACTGTGCTATTAAAAAAAAGAATTGCTGTAGTGATAGGCAATTAGTAGTGGATGGTCAAGACGAATTACAAGTACAGGTTCATCAAATTTCTTTTGAACAACAACTATTTATAGCTTCATTTTTATACTCTTACAATACCCTTTTTGAAGTTTTAGAAAATAGAGTTTCTTACGAAGAATATGACCCGCCCCTCGTTATTAGGCCAATCTTTAAACTTGACGAGACCTATTTAATTTAATTTTTAAACAATAGACTTTTTTATCCAGTGAATGTATTTCATATGGATAATTTCTTGTATTCGGTGTTTTTTGAACATCAATGTCTAACTGTTTAATTATCAAAGC is part of the Polaribacter sp. SA4-10 genome and harbors:
- a CDS encoding type 1 periplasmic binding fold superfamily protein — translated: MKITNAIKTTRLLALLFISVLTFTACSDDDDDHGYDSEEELITTVRYTLTNGNNIVTLTFSDPDGEGGNDGTYTVSGNLTTNLTYTGVIELLNETESPAEDITEEVKAEADEHEFFYNSNVSGLAITKTDTDGNGNPLGIETSLTTGSAGSGTLTVILKHEPKKPNNDTSADAGGSTDVEVVFNITVQ
- a CDS encoding beta-carotene 15,15'-monooxygenase; the encoded protein is MMKKLKDLTQVYKKEDKEITQKKSKVIELDERDRKQTYHESGFRESTRNFGDRIALNISLKAIYAKFQNEEKENESKQIKYNEPYLLEKSEIETEIKTKSVVLDNLSEKIEERRVKIENLKQEITNIPLNPENYGIDAKKGASVKFWIGVLLLIPITLYLITFYVSTSYSAFFKKFEIGDGVIQSILDANAFTKSWSDGPLEGMFVTFIPFVFMGLGFLIHIFGEKKSLVNGFKIFALFVVTFIFDAILAYLIESNLYELSKGINSPDFDLSLAFQAVAFWGIIFAGFLVYIIWGLVFDFLMKEHAEKDKINVALNQRKANIKIERQEVEKLVSNTHAIKEYLEKLKGKVEELKRLINGIIIPVKEYQLYASEYMQGWVTSINQNLHGSALKKQELIHSCNETYMLHAEEVGSNQEVQNKIFLSES
- a CDS encoding DNA/RNA non-specific endonuclease, producing the protein MKLSFVVFFLFISFACNKGKKNDKNSLSKELVTYYPTSTTGVVINHKYYSLSYSEEDEQAEWVAYKIISTKLNNISRTNNFKEDPYVQTGSSQVYDYQGSGYDRGHLAPAKTMSQNKNSMSESFYMSNISPQNPGFNRGIWKKLEEKVRYWASMNDSLLVVTGPILQRPIDIIGDNDVTVPRAYYKTLLSFKGNKITGIAFIMPNQKSDKSIYSFAVSINEVEERTGIDFYQKLDNTIQVRAEANDNLKIFTRLNTGRTHTGAKNNK
- a CDS encoding DEAD/DEAH box helicase encodes the protein MLVLPMPFKKLHPQIKEKLEDFEITTPTPFQIKSIPVIKSGANIYCTAPENSGKTTTLILTTLNKLKCEEVGTAPRALVLVKDNQTALELYDAFYKYTRSTTLRVYFGDEKQHIELLKSEIFEGIDILISTPKVASKLLLLEGLNTTQLKIFSIDDADFLTRTASSADIMAITQSIHKCQFVIYSEKMHPTLKRFESYFMQYAKTVAL